The following nucleotide sequence is from Synechococcus sp. KORDI-52.
ATTCGCTTGGGTTTGAGCGAAGCCAAGTGGCCATGCATCTGCAGCGTTGCTGGCCTGTGATCAGTGATTGGGATCAAGCGGTTGGCCGCCATCACCACCCCAATGCCCATCTCAGTGCTGTGCTCTACCTCACGGGTACGGGCTCGGGAGAGGAGGGCGTGTTGCGGCTGCATGCGTCCCAGCAATCCAATGAGTTGGTGCCGGGTTTGGCGGTGGGTTATGGCGGCCCGATTGCTGAAGGCCACCTGTTGAACCAGTCCCACTGGGATCTGGCCCCACGCCCGGGGTTGCTCGTGTTGTTTCCGTCGAGCCTGCAGCACAGCGTTCTGCCCAACGACGCCCCAGACGAGCTGCGCTGTTCCATCAGTTTTGATTTCGTGCTGACTGCACCAGTGCAGGGTGGTTCGCCGGAGTATCTGGCGCCCCATCCCTGCCATTGGGACTCGCTGGCCGAGCCCATTGCCTGAGAGAATGCGGCCTCTTCCTTGATGAGCCCGGCATGACCGACGTGGCCACATACACCGTCCGCGCCGAGTTCGAAGGCGAAACCCACAGCTTTTCCTGCCGCGCCGATCAGACGGTGCTGAATGCTGCTGAGGCCGCTGGCATCACCCTTCCCAGCTCCTGCTGTTCCGGGGTGTGCACCACCTGTGCTGCGGTGATCAGCGAGGGCAGAGTTGAGCAGCCCGATGCCATGGGTGTGAAGGGTGAGCTTCAGCAGCAGGGCTACAGCCTGCTGTGTGTGGCTTTCCCGCGGGCCGATCTCACCCTCAAGGCGGGGCAGGAGGATGCGCTTTACGAAGCTCAGTTCGGTCAATACCAGAAGTGAGGCTCATCAGCCTGCAACGCCAATTCCTCTGGCCTGCTGATGTGCCATTGGTGGAGCTGCGCAGCTGGATTCGCCAGCAGTTGGCGGCAGATGGTGATGTGTTGCGTTGGGCCCTCACTTCGGTTCGCTCCAGCGCCGATGGTGGCCGAATTGTTGACGTGGAGGCGGTGATCAGCGCATGAGCTCGGCCCCGATGCCAACGCTGATGCTGGTGCCGACGGGCATCGGTTGTGACATTGGCGGCTATGCCGGTGACGCCCTGCCGTCAGCGCGTTTGCTGGCTGCAGCGAGTGGCTGCCTGATCACCCATCCCAATGTGATGAACGGGGCTTCGCTGTACTGGAGCGATTCCCGCGTGCACTACGTGGAGGGCTATGGCCTCGATCGTTTTGCCATGGGTGAGTGGGCCCTGCGGCCGGTGCGGAGGCAACGGATCGGTTTGCTGTTAGATGCCGGGATCGAGCCCGAGCTGGCTCATCGCCAGATTCAGGTGGCCGAAGGCTGCCGCGCCAGCTTGGGACTGGATATCGGTCCGGTGATTTCAACGGATGCACCGCTCGAGGTGACGCTCGAGCGTGGTGCCAGTGGTGCCAGCTGGGGACGATTGGGGTGTCCCGATGCCTTGCTGCGGGCCGGTGAACGCTTGAAGCAGGCTGGGGCGACGGCGATTGCGGTGGTGGCCCGCTTCCCGGAGGATCCCGAGAGTGAGGAGTTGGCGGCTTATCGCCAGGGCAGTGGCGTGGATGCTCTGGCCGGTGCTGAAGCGGTGGTCAGCCACCTGCTGGTGAAGCACCTGCAGACCCCCTGTGCCCACGCGCCAGCTTTGGACCCATTGCCCCTGGATCCTCAGCTTGATTCGAGGGCGGCAGGCGAGGAGCTCGGCTACACCTTCCTGGCCTGCGTGATGGTGGGGCTGAGCCGGGCACCGGATCTGGTGAGCGGCGATCGGCAGCCCGGCGATGTTGACGCGGAGCAATTGGGGGCGGTTGTGGTTCCCGAAGGCGCCCTGGGGGGCGAGGCGGTCCTGGCCTGCGTGGAGCGCAATCTGCCCGTCGTCTGCGTCGCGAATCCATCGGTGCTGTCGGTGACGGCCGATGCTCTTGGCTTGAGCCAGAGCGTTCTTCAGGCCAGCAGTTACAGCGAGGCCGCCGGCTTGGTGCTGGCGCTGAGGGAAGGATTGAGTCCGGTGGCCCTGGGCCGCCCACTACCAGCGTTGCAACGGTTGGATTGATGCCTGGCGGTTTCGGTGGAGCCCTCGATCAGAGCCCTTGCCCCTGTGGGGGTGGTGCTTATCGCAGCTGCTGCGGGCCCCTGCATTGCGGTGAGCAGCGGGCTGAAACGGCTGAACAGTTGATGCGCTCCAGGTATTCAGCCTTTGCGCGCAGCGACGTCGACTATCTGCTGGCCACCCATCCTGAGCCTGATGTTCCAACACAGCAGCGGCGCCGTTCCCTGGAGCGGAGTTGCCGGCAGACCCGTTGGCTCGGCTTGACCGTGCTGGCTGTCAGCGCGGGCGGCCCGCGTGACCTGGAGGGAACGGTGCAGTTTGAAGCTCGCTACCGCGGTGGGGTGTTGAAGGAAACATCCCTGTTTCAGCGCAGTGATGGCGCGCGCGACGGTCCATGGCTCTACGTGGGAGCGCTCAGGCTGGAGGGCTAACGCAGGCAGGCCATTGGATGCCGTGGAGGCAGGCCAAGAGCTTTGGCCACGCCGGGATGACACACCGATCCCTGCACCGTGTTCAGGCCGGAGAGCAGTTCCGGACGTTCCGTCACCGCTTCCTCCAGGCCTCGCCCTGCGATGCCCAGGATGTAGGGGAGCGTCACGCTCACCAGGGCTTCGGTTGAGGTGAACGGCACCGCTCCCGGCATGTTGCCCACGGCGTAGTGCTGCACGCCGTGGATGGTCACGGTGGGAGCACGGTGGGTCGTTTCCTGGCTGGTGGCGATGCAGCCGCCCTGGTCGATGGCCACGTCCACGATGACCGATCCCGGGCGCATCTGCTGCACCATGTCCTCGTCCACCAGGGTGGGGGCGCGCCCGCCGGGGGTCAGCACGGCACCGATCACCAGATCCGCCGTTGGCACCAACCGCTCCAGCAGCCCGCGACTGCTCACCACACTCATCAACCGGCCGCGCCGGTCGGCCTCAAGGCTGCGCAACCGCTGGGGCGAGCGGTCAAGCAGCAGCACCTCGGCATCCATGGCAGCGGCAATACGAGCGGCGTTCCAGCCCACGGTGCCGGCTCCGAGTACCACCACCCGGGCCGGTTGCACGCCGGTGCAGCCCCCCATCAGGACTCCGCGGCCGCCGTGGGGTTTCTCCAGCAGGTGAGCTCCCACCTGGGCGGCCAAGCGCCCGGCGATTTCGCTCATCGGTGCCAGCAATGGCAGGCTGCCGTTTTCCAGCTGCACGGTTTCGTAGGCGATGGCGGCGGTGCCCGCCTCAAGCAGGGCTTCGCCAACGCTGGGATAAGCGGCCAGGTGCAGGTAAGTGAACAGCACCATGTCCTTCCGCAGGTAAGCGAATTCCTCCGCCTGCGGTTCCTTCACTTTCACCACCAAGTGGGCGCCCCAGGCCGCGTCGCGGCTCACCAGTTGGGCACCGGCGGCGGCGAAGGCGTCGTCACCGATTCCAGCTCCGGCTCCAGCTCCGGTTTCGATGCGCACCTCCAGGCCCTGGCTTACCAGCTCCCGCACCGCATCGGGAGTCAGCGCCACGCGCTGCTCATCGAGCTTGATCTCCTTCGGCACACCGATGCTGGCCATCGGGGCCGAGAGGACGGAGGCGGCCATAGCGGCTTCAAGGGGATCTCTTCAATGTGGCTCCGCCGCGCGCAACCCGCCACATCTCACGGGCGGGACTGCCTTAGGCCGCTGCAATGGGCAACCGCCAGCCGCTGCCGAAGGCCTGGGGACTCACTTTGAGCAACGGTGCTGCTTGGCGCCGCTTGAACTCGGCCCGTTTCAGCAGCCGTTCCACCCGCTCCACCAGGTCGGGATCATGGCCGGCGTTCACCAGGGTTGTTCCGGACTGGCGCTCCTGGATCAAGGCTTTGAGCAGGGCATCCAAGGCGTTGTAGTCGGGCAGGGAGTCGCTGTCTTTCTGGTTGGGCCGCAGCTCGGCGCTGGGGGGTTTGCGTCGAATCGCTTCCCCCACCAGATCCCCCTGCTGCGGCAGCCCCAAAGCCCGGCGGCAGTTTTGGGCCGCAGCGCTGTCGAGCCAGTCGCACAGTGCAAACACGCTGGTTTTGTAGAGATCGCCAATCACCGCCAGCCCGCCGTTCATGTCGCCGTACAGGGTGCAGTAGCCCACGGCCAGCTCGGATTTGTTGCCGGTGGTGAGCAGCAGTTGGCCCTGCTGGTTGGCCACGGCCATCAGCAGGGTGCCGCGAATCCGTGATTGCAGGTTCTCCGCCGTCACGCCCTGGGGCTCTTCCCCCAGCGGTGCGGTGAGGGCCAGGTCGTAGCCCTCCATCAGGCCAGCGATGGGCACCGTGTTGCTCTGCAGCCCCAACCGTGCGGCCAAGGCCAAGGCATCATCAATGGATCCCGCCGAGCTCCAGGGGGAGGGCATCAACAGGGCTGACACCGCTTCGTTGCCCAGAGCGGCAGTGGCGATCACTGCCACCAGCGCCGAGTCGATGCCGCCGCTCAACCCCAGCAAGGCCTTTTTGAACCCGCATTTCTGGGCGTAGTCGCGCACCCCAAGCACCAGGGCTCGGAACAGCCGTTCCAGGGGATCAATCGGCTGGAACTGGATCGGGGCCGGCTGGTCGCTGTCCCAAACCGCAAGATGCTCCTCACAAACGGGAAGCTCAAGCTGCACACTGCCACCGGCTCCCACCACAAAACTGGCCCCGTCAAACACCAGCTCGTCATTGCCCCCCACTTGATTGAGGTAAATCAGTGGGCAGTTCAGGCGTCGCGCCGCCGCCGCCGCCAACTGTCGGCGCAGGGCCGGCTTGGCGGCATCGAAGGGGGAGGCCGCCAGATTGATCACAAGATCCGGCTGTTCGGGGATCAGCTGATCGATGGGGTCCGGCCCGGCCAGGCGCTCGCGCTGCAGGCCGTCATCCACCCAGAGGTCTTCGCAGATGGTGAGGCCCAACCGTTCTCCGCTGGGCAGGGTCAGCAGGCAGGGCCCATGGCCAGGCCGGAAGTAGCGCCGCTCATCAAAGACGTCGTAACTGGGCAACAGCTGTTTGTGGGCAATCGGCCGCCAGCCCAGCCGGTTCACCAGCACCACACCATTGAGCAGCCGTGGACTACGGGCATCTTCTGCCGGTAGCGCAGCACCCACCAAAAGAGTGACGCTGCTTTTGAGTTGGTTCACCAGCCACTGCAGCACCGTGTCTTGCTGCTGAATGCGGCTCGGCTCAAGCAACTGGTCACGGGGCGGGTAGCCCCAGAGGGAGAGTTCAGGGGTGAGCACCAGCTCAACGCCCTGCTCTTCTGCCTTGCGTACGGCCTCCAGAATCCGCTTCGCATTGCCCTCGAAGTCGCCGACCACGGGATTGAGCTGGGCCAAGGCAATGCGCATCAGCAGGGGCTCCCTGAAAGGCCATAAAGATTGTGCTGGAGCAACAGGGGCCACACCGCTTCAGGGATCTGAGCTTCATTGGGCTGCTGGCGTAGCTGCGAACTGGCGGTGGCGGGAACCTCGAGATCCAGCAGGTCCACCCGTCCGCCCAAGTCGCGCAGGGCCTGCACCGTGGCGTCCTCGAGGGGCCAACCTTTACGGGGGGCGATCGCCAAGCGGCACTGCGGCAGCCAGCAATCGCTCTGTTTCCAGCGGGGAATCTGGCCGGCGAGGTCACTGCCCACCACAAACACCAGGTCGCGATCAGGCCAATGTTTGGCTGCCCGTTGCAGGGTGATCAAGGTGTAAGGGCTGCTCAGATGCTGGGCTAGTTCCAGCCGTTCATCCTGAAGCTGTTGCACCAGATGGCCCAGCAGCATCGCCCGTAACTTCAGAGGAGCATCGTGCTGTTTCAAGGGGTTGTCGCTGGCCCAGGTCGCTACGTGGCCATAGCGGTTCAGCAGCCCTTCCAGCAGCAGCTGATGGCCGCGGGTGGGTGGATCGGCGCTGGTGCCCAGCAAGGCGATGGCAGCAGCAGACATCTCAGGGCAGGAGTGGTTGGAGATCTTGCTCCAGGGCTTTGGGCCAGCGCAGCAGCCAGTGGTGCACCACGGGATCCCTTTCGGCCAGGCGCTGCAGTAGCGCTCCGGGTTGACCGCCACGTCGTCGCAGCAATTGCTGTGCCACCAGACGCCCTGTTTGGCGGCTGGCGTGCACCGCCAGGGCCGCCTGGGCCAGGGCCACGGGAGCGGCTGGAGCCAAACTGCCGCCTCCGCTCACCGGCACCAGCAGCAACAGTGCCTGCTTGAGGGCCGCCAGCCCCAGCTGAACGCCGCCGAGCAGGGCGTTGTGGCTGGAGAGTCGGGTGAGCAGCACTCGTGCCGCTGCTGGCGTCATCGGCAGGTTGTACAGGCGGCTGAGCTGCAGCACCAGGGCGGTGTCACAGGCGATGCCGCCGGCCATGTCCAGGGCCATCACCGGGTTCACGGCCACACCGGTGGCCTTGGCGGCCGCGTAGCGACCGATCAGACTCTGGGCCGTGCGGCGGTGCTGCTGCAGCCGCAGTTGTTGGCAGGATCCCTGAAAGCGATCGGCCTGGCGCAGCGACTGGATTGCCAGCAGCAGGGTGCCTTCGTTCTCCAGCTGTTGGCAGAGCTGCTGGCGCAGCTCCTGCACTCGCGGCGCTGTGATCGTGCTGCGTACCCGGCCATCGGCCTGGAGCTGGGGACGACGGGGCGCCGCGGCTGCGGCGGTGATCGGGAGATCCGCCGGCAGGCGGGCGCGAATGCTGCGCAGCAGCTCAGCACGCTCGTGTTCCGGCCATCGGTCACTGCGGTTCAGCACCAGCTGCAGGGGCTTGCCACTGTCCAGCAGCGTGCCCAAGGCCTCCAGGTCGGCCCTGGTGAGATCGCTGTCCACCACCAGCAGCACCAGATCGGCTCCCATGGCCACGCGGGAGGCCAACCGCGCCCGCCCGGCGGCATCAATTTCGTCGATACCAGGGGTGTCCACCAACTCCACCCTTGTCAGCCCTGAAATCTCTACGGGCCAGTCCACCGCCTGTTGCCGCCGGGTGCTGCCATTGGCGACATCGGTCTTCAACAGCGGCCGTCGGATCAAGGCATTGATCAGGCTGGATTTGCCAACTCCCACCCGTCCAAACAGGGCGACGCGCAAGCGCCGTTGCTGCAGCCGTTGCAGCTGACGATTCAACAGCTGCAATTCACCCCCCAGGAGGCCCCGCTCGCGGGGGCTCAGCTGGAGCTGGCTCTGCCAGCGCTCCAGCAGCAGCTGGCAGCGTTCAACCGTGTGGGGCGGGGTTGGTTGCATCCCGCTCATGCTGCCGGCTTGCGCCACCACCCGGCCAGTACTGCTAACACTGATTCGGCGCCGATCACGCCAACAAAGCCCCCGAATTCATCCACCACCACGCGCACGCCACCGCTGTCGCGTCGGAAGCCCGTCAGCAGCCGATCGGCACGAATCATCTCCGGCACGTATTCCACCGGCTCGCAAAGGTCAACGGGGGTGAGCAGTCCGCGGTTCTCCAACAGGGCGGTGAGCACCCGCTCGCGGCTGGCCACGCCAAGCACCTTGTCCACTTGATCGCCGAGCACCACCCACCAGGGGTCGTTGGTGCTCATCAGCTTGGCCCGCTGGGCTTCGATGCTCAGGCCGCCGTCCAGGGTGGGAGCCGCCACCCTGGGCGTCATCAGGTCGCGGGCGGTGAGGTCGTTCAGCTGAAACACCTTGCCGATCATTGCTGCTTCGTCGGCTTCGATCTCTCCCTTTTGGGAGCCCAGGCGAGCCAGCAGTCGGATCTCTTCTTCATTGGTGCTGAGCTCAGCCTCGGCCGTGATGGCCGGCAGCATCCGTTCCAGCAGCAGCACCAGGGGCCGCAATGCCAAACCAAGCCAGTGAAGCAAGGGTGCGCTTGCCAAAGCAACCGGCAGGGCCAGGCGGCTGCCGAGGGCCTTGGGCAGGATTTCCCCCAGCAGGATCACCAGCACGGTGAGCCCCACAGAAAACACCGGCAGGGCCACACCACTGATGTTGCGTTGCTCGAACACCCAGGCGGCATAACCGCCCAGCATCAGGCTGCCGAAAATGTTGAAACCGTTGTTGGCGATCACCAGCGCCGACAGGGTGCGTCCCAGGCGCTTGCGCAGCTGGGCAAGCCGCCGTGCCCCCGCCACGGGGCGATCCCGGGCCGCCAGCTCGTGCACCCGGATGGGGCTCACAGTGAGCAGGGCCGCTTCCACGCCGGAACAGAGGGCCGAGCCCAGCAGCACCACCAAAACCAGCAGCAACAGCACCAGGAGATCGGAGCTCATTGCCGTCTGAAACTCCTTGCATCGTAGAGGCCCTGGCCAGTTCGGCCCTGCCAACTGCCATCCTGTTTCCTTCAATGCTTTGCTGTTGTGAACGGCTTCGACTCCGGCATCCACGCGCGCCGTCGCGCCCTGTTCCTGGAGCAACTCGGTGCCGCGGCTGCGGTGATTCCGGCCGCGGCGCTGGCCACCCACCACGCCGACTGCGAGTGGCCCTTCCGGCAGGACAGCGATTTCTTTTACCTCACCGGTTTTGATGAACCGGATGCGGTGGCCCTGCTGCTGCCGCATCGGCCTGAGGGTGAGCGTTTTGTGCTGTTCGTACAGCCCAAGGACCCGGCTGCTGAGGTTTGGACCGGTTTCCGCTGGGGCACTGAGGGAGCGGTGGAGCGCTATGGGGCGGATGTGGCCCATCCGCTGGATCAGCTGGGCGAAAAACTTCCGGAGTACCTCGCTGGTGCCGAAGCCATCGCCTTTCGTGTTGGCCGCCACGCATCGGTGGAGTCGAAGGTGCTTGGGGCCTGGGGGCGACAGCTTGATACCTATGCCCGCACGGGTACGGCGGCCCTGGGCCTGGTGGCGCCGACGCCGATCCTGCATCGCCTGCGACTGCGCAAGGAGCCCCACGAGCTGGAACGTCTGCGGGAGGCCTGCCGCATCTCCGCCGAAGCCCATGAGCTGGCCCGTTCGATCACCCGGCCGGGCATGAACGAAGCCGAGGTGCAGGCGGCGATGGAGGCCCATTTCCGCAGCAACGGGGCTCGCGGTCCGGCTTACGGCTCCATCGTTGCCGGCGGCGACAACGCCTGCGTGCTGCACTACACCGCCAACACGGCCCCGTTGCAGGACGGCGACCTGCTGCTGATCGATGCCGGCTGTTCCCTGGAGGATTACTACAACGGCGACATCACCCGCACCTTCCCGGTGAATGGCCGCTTCACGGCCGAACAGCGGGACCTCTACAGCCTGGTGCTGGCGGCCCAGGAAGCGGCTGTGGCGGTCGTGGCACCCGGCGGCACCGCTTCAGCGGTGCATGCCACAGCTCTGAGAATTCTTGTTGAGGGGCTGGTAGACCTGGGCCTGTTGATCGGGGATCCGGACGGGATCATCGAGCGGGGCGACTACCGCCACCTGTACATGCATCGCACGGGCCATTGGTTGGGCCTGGATGTGCACGACGTGGGTGCCTACAGGCTCGGTGAGCAGCCCGTGCCGCTGGAGCCGGGCATTGTGCTCACGGTGGAACCGGGCCTCTACGTCAGTGACCGCCTCAACGTGCCGGAGGGTCAGCCGGAGATTGACGATCGTTGGAAAGGCATCGGCATCCGCATCGAAGACGACGTCGCTGTCACCGAGACCGGCCATGAGGTGCTCACCGCTGGCGCCCTCAAGAGCGTTGCCGCGATGGAACGCTGACCTCACTGACCTCACTGACCTCAATCGCTGATCGAGGTCAGCTCACAACCTGCAGAGCCACCCAGACCACGCCCACGGTGAGCAGCATCAGCCCATCCATTTCGCTGACGCGTCCACTGATCGGCCGCACCAGGATCAGCGTCAGCACCAGCAGCACCGACTCCAGTGGATCCAGCCCGAGGATCACATCGGTGCCCGTGAATTCGCCGATGGCCAGCACCGCCGGCACCGTCAAGCAAAGGGTCGAGAGGGACGACCCATAGAGGGTATTGAGCGACCGCTGCAACTCTCCTTTCCCAGCAGCCTGAAAGGCATTCAGAGCTTCCGG
It contains:
- a CDS encoding TIGR02466 family protein; translated protein: MGVLQLHQLFPTVVATTQLPLDALQQASCMQALLELRGEAEGNPSEGCAWTGDLQGVWQLHQQQPFQSLAQLVADQAWSYLDSLGFERSQVAMHLQRCWPVISDWDQAVGRHHHPNAHLSAVLYLTGTGSGEEGVLRLHASQQSNELVPGLAVGYGGPIAEGHLLNQSHWDLAPRPGLLVLFPSSLQHSVLPNDAPDELRCSISFDFVLTAPVQGGSPEYLAPHPCHWDSLAEPIA
- a CDS encoding 2Fe-2S iron-sulfur cluster-binding protein → MTDVATYTVRAEFEGETHSFSCRADQTVLNAAEAAGITLPSSCCSGVCTTCAAVISEGRVEQPDAMGVKGELQQQGYSLLCVAFPRADLTLKAGQEDALYEAQFGQYQK
- a CDS encoding DUF3326 domain-containing protein — translated: MSSAPMPTLMLVPTGIGCDIGGYAGDALPSARLLAAASGCLITHPNVMNGASLYWSDSRVHYVEGYGLDRFAMGEWALRPVRRQRIGLLLDAGIEPELAHRQIQVAEGCRASLGLDIGPVISTDAPLEVTLERGASGASWGRLGCPDALLRAGERLKQAGATAIAVVARFPEDPESEELAAYRQGSGVDALAGAEAVVSHLLVKHLQTPCAHAPALDPLPLDPQLDSRAAGEELGYTFLACVMVGLSRAPDLVSGDRQPGDVDAEQLGAVVVPEGALGGEAVLACVERNLPVVCVANPSVLSVTADALGLSQSVLQASSYSEAAGLVLALREGLSPVALGRPLPALQRLD
- a CDS encoding YchJ family protein, yielding MPGGFGGALDQSPCPCGGGAYRSCCGPLHCGEQRAETAEQLMRSRYSAFARSDVDYLLATHPEPDVPTQQRRRSLERSCRQTRWLGLTVLAVSAGGPRDLEGTVQFEARYRGGVLKETSLFQRSDGARDGPWLYVGALRLEG
- the ald gene encoding alanine dehydrogenase encodes the protein MAASVLSAPMASIGVPKEIKLDEQRVALTPDAVRELVSQGLEVRIETGAGAGAGIGDDAFAAAGAQLVSRDAAWGAHLVVKVKEPQAEEFAYLRKDMVLFTYLHLAAYPSVGEALLEAGTAAIAYETVQLENGSLPLLAPMSEIAGRLAAQVGAHLLEKPHGGRGVLMGGCTGVQPARVVVLGAGTVGWNAARIAAAMDAEVLLLDRSPQRLRSLEADRRGRLMSVVSSRGLLERLVPTADLVIGAVLTPGGRAPTLVDEDMVQQMRPGSVIVDVAIDQGGCIATSQETTHRAPTVTIHGVQHYAVGNMPGAVPFTSTEALVSVTLPYILGIAGRGLEEAVTERPELLSGLNTVQGSVCHPGVAKALGLPPRHPMACLR
- a CDS encoding NAD+ synthase, encoding MRIALAQLNPVVGDFEGNAKRILEAVRKAEEQGVELVLTPELSLWGYPPRDQLLEPSRIQQQDTVLQWLVNQLKSSVTLLVGAALPAEDARSPRLLNGVVLVNRLGWRPIAHKQLLPSYDVFDERRYFRPGHGPCLLTLPSGERLGLTICEDLWVDDGLQRERLAGPDPIDQLIPEQPDLVINLAASPFDAAKPALRRQLAAAAARRLNCPLIYLNQVGGNDELVFDGASFVVGAGGSVQLELPVCEEHLAVWDSDQPAPIQFQPIDPLERLFRALVLGVRDYAQKCGFKKALLGLSGGIDSALVAVIATAALGNEAVSALLMPSPWSSAGSIDDALALAARLGLQSNTVPIAGLMEGYDLALTAPLGEEPQGVTAENLQSRIRGTLLMAVANQQGQLLLTTGNKSELAVGYCTLYGDMNGGLAVIGDLYKTSVFALCDWLDSAAAQNCRRALGLPQQGDLVGEAIRRKPPSAELRPNQKDSDSLPDYNALDALLKALIQERQSGTTLVNAGHDPDLVERVERLLKRAEFKRRQAAPLLKVSPQAFGSGWRLPIAAA
- a CDS encoding nicotinate-nucleotide adenylyltransferase produces the protein MSAAAIALLGTSADPPTRGHQLLLEGLLNRYGHVATWASDNPLKQHDAPLKLRAMLLGHLVQQLQDERLELAQHLSSPYTLITLQRAAKHWPDRDLVFVVGSDLAGQIPRWKQSDCWLPQCRLAIAPRKGWPLEDATVQALRDLGGRVDLLDLEVPATASSQLRQQPNEAQIPEAVWPLLLQHNLYGLSGSPC
- a CDS encoding GTP-binding protein, which translates into the protein MSGMQPTPPHTVERCQLLLERWQSQLQLSPRERGLLGGELQLLNRQLQRLQQRRLRVALFGRVGVGKSSLINALIRRPLLKTDVANGSTRRQQAVDWPVEISGLTRVELVDTPGIDEIDAAGRARLASRVAMGADLVLLVVDSDLTRADLEALGTLLDSGKPLQLVLNRSDRWPEHERAELLRSIRARLPADLPITAAAAAPRRPQLQADGRVRSTITAPRVQELRQQLCQQLENEGTLLLAIQSLRQADRFQGSCQQLRLQQHRRTAQSLIGRYAAAKATGVAVNPVMALDMAGGIACDTALVLQLSRLYNLPMTPAAARVLLTRLSSHNALLGGVQLGLAALKQALLLLVPVSGGGSLAPAAPVALAQAALAVHASRQTGRLVAQQLLRRRGGQPGALLQRLAERDPVVHHWLLRWPKALEQDLQPLLP
- a CDS encoding CNNM domain-containing protein, whose protein sequence is MSSDLLVLLLLVLVVLLGSALCSGVEAALLTVSPIRVHELAARDRPVAGARRLAQLRKRLGRTLSALVIANNGFNIFGSLMLGGYAAWVFEQRNISGVALPVFSVGLTVLVILLGEILPKALGSRLALPVALASAPLLHWLGLALRPLVLLLERMLPAITAEAELSTNEEEIRLLARLGSQKGEIEADEAAMIGKVFQLNDLTARDLMTPRVAAPTLDGGLSIEAQRAKLMSTNDPWWVVLGDQVDKVLGVASRERVLTALLENRGLLTPVDLCEPVEYVPEMIRADRLLTGFRRDSGGVRVVVDEFGGFVGVIGAESVLAVLAGWWRKPAA
- a CDS encoding aminopeptidase P N-terminal domain-containing protein, coding for MNGFDSGIHARRRALFLEQLGAAAAVIPAAALATHHADCEWPFRQDSDFFYLTGFDEPDAVALLLPHRPEGERFVLFVQPKDPAAEVWTGFRWGTEGAVERYGADVAHPLDQLGEKLPEYLAGAEAIAFRVGRHASVESKVLGAWGRQLDTYARTGTAALGLVAPTPILHRLRLRKEPHELERLREACRISAEAHELARSITRPGMNEAEVQAAMEAHFRSNGARGPAYGSIVAGGDNACVLHYTANTAPLQDGDLLLIDAGCSLEDYYNGDITRTFPVNGRFTAEQRDLYSLVLAAQEAAVAVVAPGGTASAVHATALRILVEGLVDLGLLIGDPDGIIERGDYRHLYMHRTGHWLGLDVHDVGAYRLGEQPVPLEPGIVLTVEPGLYVSDRLNVPEGQPEIDDRWKGIGIRIEDDVAVTETGHEVLTAGALKSVAAMER